Proteins from a genomic interval of Candidatus Binatia bacterium:
- the murJ gene encoding murein biosynthesis integral membrane protein MurJ codes for MAGSTFFVMGATFASTLLGFMREVVSARYYGTRWEMDTFLAAATIPTILFGVFNGALVSALVPTFSEYLAHRKEEEAWRLASTTLNMLAIVLTACAVVGFFTAGWYVPLIAHGFPAPQMGVAIRMTRWLMPSIVAVSLSGVLSAMLNAYHRFRSAALVGVAVNVVTIACVVLLSHGMGIYALVLGTVLGLTAQLLVQLPSFLSIGKYRPIIDLHHPGLKKIWVLLGPIMVGSAAGQLALFFDRFFASTLAPGYIAGMNYATKLVNFPQQIFAAAIATVIFPLFAAQFAHENRRGVARSVVTGLRLVNFITIPSACALIVLAHPMVQALFERGTFQASATDLTASLLPYAALGLIALAANVVLTRCCFACRETLWPVTISVVTVVVNVLLSLVWLPTLGARGLLLANSLSQTMQAILLLIVTARLVSGIDWGALSISAGKVILSSLAMLAALGWIGALGVTPEATFASRGWFLFGQIAIGGTVFVAVARMLGVEELDLAWRTIVAKFERNLVSPPENREAPIA; via the coding sequence ATCGCCGGCTCCACGTTTTTCGTCATGGGGGCGACGTTTGCGTCGACGCTGCTCGGCTTCATGCGCGAGGTCGTCAGCGCGCGCTATTACGGTACGCGCTGGGAGATGGACACGTTTCTCGCGGCGGCGACGATCCCGACGATCCTTTTCGGCGTCTTCAACGGCGCGCTCGTCAGCGCGCTCGTTCCGACCTTCTCGGAGTATCTCGCGCACCGCAAAGAAGAAGAGGCCTGGCGCCTGGCGAGCACGACGCTGAACATGCTCGCGATCGTGCTCACCGCCTGCGCCGTCGTCGGCTTCTTCACCGCGGGCTGGTACGTGCCGCTGATCGCCCACGGGTTCCCGGCGCCGCAGATGGGCGTGGCGATCCGCATGACGCGCTGGCTCATGCCGAGCATCGTCGCGGTGAGCCTCTCGGGCGTGCTCTCGGCGATGCTCAACGCCTACCATCGTTTCCGCTCGGCGGCGCTCGTCGGCGTCGCGGTCAACGTCGTGACGATCGCCTGCGTCGTGCTGCTCAGCCACGGCATGGGGATCTACGCTCTCGTGCTCGGGACGGTGCTCGGGTTGACGGCGCAATTGCTCGTGCAACTGCCGTCGTTTCTCTCGATCGGCAAGTATCGCCCGATCATCGATCTGCACCACCCCGGTCTGAAGAAGATCTGGGTTCTGCTCGGTCCGATCATGGTCGGCTCGGCGGCGGGTCAGCTCGCGCTTTTCTTCGACCGGTTCTTCGCCTCGACGCTCGCGCCGGGCTACATCGCCGGCATGAACTACGCGACGAAACTCGTCAACTTTCCGCAGCAAATCTTCGCAGCGGCGATCGCGACCGTCATCTTTCCGCTCTTCGCAGCGCAGTTCGCGCACGAGAACCGTCGCGGCGTCGCGCGCAGCGTCGTCACCGGCCTGCGTCTCGTGAACTTTATCACGATTCCCTCCGCCTGCGCGCTGATCGTGCTCGCCCATCCGATGGTGCAGGCGCTCTTCGAGCGCGGAACGTTCCAAGCCAGCGCGACCGATCTTACGGCGAGCCTGCTGCCGTACGCCGCGCTCGGCCTGATCGCGCTCGCGGCCAACGTCGTCCTTACGCGATGCTGTTTTGCCTGCCGCGAAACGCTCTGGCCGGTGACGATCTCGGTCGTCACGGTCGTCGTCAACGTGTTGCTCTCGCTCGTCTGGCTCCCGACCTTGGGCGCGCGCGGCCTGCTGCTCGCCAACTCCTTGAGCCAGACGATGCAGGCGATTCTCTTGCTGATCGTCACGGCTCGGCTCGTCTCCGGCATCGACTGGGGCGCGCTCTCGATCTCGGCCGGCAAGGTCATCCTCAGCTCGCTCGCGATGTTGGCGGCGCTCGGCTGGATCGGCGCGCTCGGCGTTACGCCGGAGGCAACGTTTGCCTCGCGCGGCTGGTTCCTCTTCGGTCAGATCGCGATCGGCGGCACCGTCTTCGTCGCCGTAGCGCGCATGCTCGGCGTCGAGGAACTGGATCTCGCGTGGCGGACGATCGTCGCCAAGTTCGAGCGTAATCTCGTCAGCCCGCCGGAGAACCGGGAGGCGCCGATCGCCTAG
- a CDS encoding glycosyltransferase family 2 protein: protein MLSILMPAYNEASSIADNVCETVETMQATGLDFEIIVIDDGSLDGTHAAASHALRAWPDHVRVVRCSRNEGKGNALICGASYARGEYVAFLDADMDLHPEQLASFFAIMNDTGTDAVIGSKFHPASKIDYPVERRIYSFFYYVLVRTLFGLPVRDTQTGIKLFKRPVLEHVMPRILVKRFAFDLELLANVHHFGYRIVEAPVTVNFKRVCSRLRLPAVWNVFLDTLAIFYRMRILHYYDRPDRVMNHDRAAGSHEIVVPIVIGE, encoded by the coding sequence ATGCTTTCGATCCTGATGCCCGCTTACAACGAGGCAAGTTCGATCGCCGACAACGTGTGCGAAACGGTCGAAACGATGCAAGCGACGGGCCTGGATTTCGAGATCATCGTCATCGACGACGGCAGTCTGGACGGAACCCACGCCGCCGCGAGTCACGCGCTTCGAGCGTGGCCCGATCACGTGCGCGTGGTCCGCTGCTCGCGCAACGAAGGCAAAGGCAACGCGCTGATCTGCGGGGCGTCCTACGCACGCGGCGAGTACGTGGCCTTCCTCGACGCCGACATGGATCTCCACCCGGAGCAACTGGCGAGCTTTTTCGCGATCATGAACGACACCGGCACCGACGCGGTGATCGGATCGAAGTTTCATCCGGCGTCGAAGATCGACTATCCGGTGGAACGGCGGATCTATAGTTTCTTCTATTACGTGCTCGTGCGCACGCTCTTCGGACTCCCGGTGCGCGACACGCAGACCGGCATCAAACTCTTCAAGCGTCCGGTTCTGGAGCACGTGATGCCGCGGATCCTAGTCAAGCGCTTCGCGTTCGATCTCGAGCTGCTCGCCAACGTCCACCACTTCGGCTACCGCATCGTCGAGGCTCCGGTGACGGTGAACTTCAAGCGCGTATGCAGCCGTCTGCGGCTGCCCGCGGTGTGGAACGTCTTCCTCGACACGCTGGCGATCTTCTACCGCATGCGGATCCTGCATTATTACGACCGGCCCGACCGCGTGATGAACCACGACCGCGCAGCCGGGTCGCACGAAATCGTCGTACCGATCGTCATCGGGGAGTAG
- a CDS encoding sugar transferase — protein sequence MRASNAVRFAIGAPAERAVPESWPALKRAIDVGLGAALLLLTAPIVVLAAVAITCVTGGTPFFAQERVGMHGRRFKMYKLRTMVNGAHAMRQSVMHLNEVDGPVFKIRNDPRLHPLGRFLRRTSIDELPNLINVVFGEMSLVGPRPALPSEVEDYDAVALRRLSVPQGVTCLWQINGRSDVSFEHWMELDNRYVDSWTPLGDLLIVAKTIPAVLRRDGAH from the coding sequence GTGCGAGCGAGCAACGCGGTTCGCTTCGCGATCGGCGCCCCGGCGGAACGCGCGGTGCCCGAATCCTGGCCCGCTCTCAAGCGAGCGATCGACGTCGGGCTGGGCGCGGCGCTGCTCCTTCTCACCGCTCCGATCGTCGTGCTCGCGGCGGTCGCGATAACGTGCGTCACCGGCGGCACGCCCTTCTTCGCGCAGGAGCGGGTCGGGATGCACGGGCGGCGCTTTAAGATGTACAAGCTTCGCACGATGGTGAACGGCGCGCACGCGATGCGCCAGAGCGTCATGCATCTCAACGAGGTGGACGGCCCGGTCTTCAAGATCCGCAACGATCCTCGCCTGCACCCGCTCGGGCGCTTTTTGCGCCGCACGAGCATCGACGAGCTGCCGAATCTCATCAACGTCGTCTTCGGAGAGATGTCGCTCGTCGGTCCGCGTCCCGCTCTGCCGAGCGAGGTCGAGGATTACGATGCGGTGGCGCTTCGGCGGCTGAGCGTGCCGCAGGGCGTCACCTGCCTCTGGCAGATCAACGGCCGCAGCGACGTTTCGTTCGAACACTGGATGGAGCTCGACAACCGGTACGTCGACTCGTGGACGCCGCTGGGCGATCTGCTGATCGTCGCGAAGACGATACCGGCGGTGCTACGGAGGGACGGAGCGCATTAG
- a CDS encoding glycosyltransferase family 9 protein, with translation MLLLPGLGDALAAGPILRGLSRDGWTVDALTMHPPVSEYLRGLGVVRDIREMPIRPGARDALAAIAAFRPRRYDLSVLPFPATRWQYTLIARGAGARRLAMHAYGGAADAIASSTRNVRLPLGGGHRLAENVRLAHALALTAGDDDFEYWVPEAWRAPRIPGTLGIHPGSMAWKGNEAKRWPYERFVALARDAAARGRSVRVFFGPHELREAGRAEEDFRGVAGISIIREPLAEAARRLAECEVFVGNDAGFSHLASGLGVKTLALFGMTSEVRGIPIGPAVALRPSLCPACHDEGSRGFECVRRLEYRCILRDIEYDAVRKQVDELFETSSVEQRLSLEGPYRLYGKAYS, from the coding sequence GTGCTGTTGCTACCAGGGCTCGGCGATGCGCTGGCTGCGGGTCCGATCCTGCGAGGGCTCTCGCGCGACGGCTGGACCGTCGACGCGCTCACGATGCATCCGCCCGTTAGCGAGTATCTTCGCGGGCTCGGCGTCGTTCGCGACATACGCGAGATGCCGATCCGGCCGGGCGCGCGCGACGCGCTCGCCGCGATAGCGGCGTTTCGTCCGCGCCGCTACGACCTCAGCGTCCTCCCGTTTCCCGCGACCCGCTGGCAGTATACGCTGATCGCGCGCGGCGCCGGCGCTCGGCGGCTCGCCATGCACGCGTACGGCGGCGCTGCCGACGCAATCGCCAGCAGCACGCGCAACGTGCGGTTGCCGTTGGGCGGCGGGCACCGGCTGGCGGAGAACGTTCGGCTCGCGCACGCCCTCGCTCTCACCGCGGGAGACGACGATTTCGAGTACTGGGTGCCCGAGGCGTGGCGAGCGCCGCGAATTCCCGGCACGCTCGGCATCCACCCCGGCTCGATGGCGTGGAAAGGGAACGAGGCAAAGCGGTGGCCGTACGAGCGATTCGTTGCCTTGGCGCGCGACGCGGCCGCTCGAGGCCGCAGCGTGCGCGTCTTCTTCGGCCCGCACGAGCTGCGCGAGGCGGGGCGCGCCGAGGAAGATTTTCGAGGGGTCGCGGGAATCAGCATCATTCGCGAGCCGCTCGCGGAGGCCGCGCGGCGGTTGGCAGAGTGCGAAGTCTTCGTCGGAAACGATGCCGGTTTCAGCCATCTCGCCTCGGGGCTCGGCGTCAAGACTCTCGCGCTTTTCGGCATGACGAGCGAGGTGAGAGGGATCCCGATCGGTCCGGCCGTGGCGTTGCGCCCCTCGCTCTGCCCGGCTTGCCACGACGAGGGCTCGCGGGGTTTCGAATGCGTGAGGAGGCTCGAGTATCGGTGCATCCTGCGCGACATCGAATACGACGCGGTGCGCAAGCAAGTCGACGAACTCTTCGAAACCTCGTCAGTCGAACAGCGCCTTAGCTTGGAAGGTCCCTACAGACTCTACGGAAAGGCTTACTCGTGA
- a CDS encoding glycosyltransferase family 2 protein — MKSSRPVLSIVVPLYNEAANVPPLLERIGSVVERLRPDFEPEIVLVNDGSSDGTAMAVRREMDHRRNVVLVNLSRNFGHQLAATAGIEIATGDAVVLMDGDLQDPPELIEAFLHKWRQGYDVVYAVRRTRRGESSFKLVTARIFYRVIKRMTKIAIPLDAGDFRLMSRRVVDALRRSPERHRFLRGMVSWVGFNQTAIEYDRDVRHSGKTKYPLTKMLSFAMDGITSFSDIPLRFASYFGFAVSAVAFVYALVVIGFKLFSLKPPAYTPGWASTIVAVLFLGGVQLMSLGILGEYLGRVYDEVKGRPLYLISDIERS, encoded by the coding sequence ATGAAGAGCTCGCGTCCGGTTCTCAGCATCGTCGTCCCGCTCTACAACGAGGCGGCGAACGTCCCGCCGCTGCTCGAACGCATCGGGAGCGTCGTCGAACGCCTTCGGCCGGATTTCGAGCCGGAGATCGTGCTCGTCAACGACGGCAGCAGCGACGGCACCGCGATGGCGGTTCGGCGCGAAATGGATCACCGGCGCAACGTCGTGCTCGTCAATCTCTCGCGCAACTTCGGCCACCAGCTCGCCGCGACCGCGGGCATCGAGATCGCGACGGGCGACGCCGTCGTTCTGATGGACGGCGATCTTCAAGACCCGCCCGAACTGATCGAGGCCTTCCTTCACAAGTGGCGCCAAGGCTACGACGTCGTCTACGCCGTGCGCCGCACGCGCCGCGGCGAGAGCTCCTTCAAGCTCGTCACCGCGCGCATCTTCTATCGCGTGATCAAGCGGATGACGAAGATCGCGATTCCGCTCGACGCCGGGGATTTTCGCCTCATGAGCCGGCGCGTCGTGGACGCGCTGCGCCGGTCGCCGGAACGCCATCGCTTTCTGCGCGGGATGGTGAGCTGGGTCGGCTTCAATCAAACGGCGATCGAGTACGATCGCGACGTGCGCCACTCCGGAAAGACGAAGTATCCGCTGACGAAGATGCTGAGCTTCGCGATGGATGGGATAACGTCGTTCTCCGACATCCCGCTGCGCTTCGCTTCCTACTTCGGATTCGCGGTGAGCGCGGTCGCTTTCGTCTACGCGCTCGTCGTCATCGGTTTCAAGCTCTTCAGCCTCAAACCGCCCGCGTACACGCCCGGATGGGCGTCCACGATCGTCGCGGTGCTCTTCCTCGGCGGCGTGCAACTGATGAGCCTGGGGATTCTCGGCGAGTATCTCGGCCGCGTCTACGACGAGGTGAAGGGGCGTCCGCTCTATCTGATCAGCGATATCGAGCGATCTTGA
- a CDS encoding alpha-(1->3)-arabinofuranosyltransferase family protein, with translation MKEQTAQGRAPGVTAGKTAGLRALGLDRALPAAVQRWLVPLLFIALALLVTASYGSGVQLNDGQASLHINPLRFLGQLLHAWNPALSLGTHTGFWVPYQMPYSWVYGLAQALHVSQDFAQHGAVFLVYLGCLWSMYYCLRGVAPWLDEISKIAGSVAYLFNLYVALNSQAQIVWLLTYGTLPAMVGVLARAMRGEMNVWRASLAIALLALVGAGVNPPLVAINVIIVAIFVVVTIAVDPKPGVVASRTLPIVVAASIAAIAINLYWVVPFVDYFRGVWLNGVLSEAPSMHNAATSFANVLRGLGHWATFVSFAGRAYFPWAATYAGGLFGALLWFVPVVALSGVGLRRNQRPATLFFLLVAIVSIPIVVGYYHDELGDAVTTPVYDQLYRNFPGFQMFRFSYKWVAGVEFGLCGLYALSSFACIATLREYIAKLNPLDQKNWAWTVSAARTLVIALPILVFVPVVVNKTNYPGQPIPSWEYRESSLVGKDQGHRVALFPTQFLEQFDWGNPQFYIEDSLIDRPMVYGLLGSEPSEGSDMWVRRAYRATREGLPFASDLFRVMGVDTILQRDDFIPAIDFSSPGEWRFNTTTLTHDLLHRVLRVTPERSDGPLHVYKLPRALPLLYGVTHPVISTLPTFSDAYLGDVEAMASGKAEFDPPTRSEDEFSSLMQSLAPILPATPEQVRDLALKAALSRGIRVHPPSADAAWLTHFTIEHGGDYAVFALDQSLLFDVPAPQTLEIDGRGLSLQTSGGAWTQYSNIGLTPGTHWVSDGYLDPDLVVALVSVDDLRAWQDRITTLTRSMPQNLASSDLVFAPKTTVTVPASGKYRLRATAVGPFGPDGLINTRLRSTGVTRGAFPADLSGTLPYVFAHGVVATSAVLMPPQWYRDDPSAYDWQRGDPISWFLFARDSTVRVFVPGGRAVHARVSMRVSRLQVSDLLTASVNGGPPQSLTLGGPPAKDQAYDSVDSIDGPVPVPAGFAIDLHPGWNDVAFDFHLKKGEPYDLGPDVISAAVAPDLSFEATGTIGGTAAGSSDASFTAYPLLPPPAGLTGDPDIVGSVSGSGNAGVSLAVALETNGKVVYRLFPIGSDGAFDINFMHPFPNGWDDSSDRIVGMWFLSRTPGAQVTDLFYNLHALPGRALRHPRSLDALPIKIDGRLTAARTVFLTKGRHVVSSGDRQVKIATLALDPVTLPRTRDFTVAWQRRAPTAIDVTVRTTSSPFLLVFGEAFHPEWRATLAGQQLPHVIVDGVSNGWIVPSLPSGGKIELTFTGQTYYVFSAAISIIALLIIIVLACSPDLWPIHGQKR, from the coding sequence GTGAAAGAGCAGACGGCGCAAGGCAGAGCGCCAGGCGTTACGGCGGGGAAGACCGCCGGCCTACGCGCCCTCGGGCTCGATCGTGCGCTTCCCGCGGCCGTCCAGCGTTGGCTCGTTCCGCTGCTCTTCATCGCGCTCGCCTTGCTCGTCACCGCCTCGTACGGCAGCGGCGTGCAGCTCAACGACGGCCAGGCGTCGCTCCACATCAACCCGCTGCGTTTCCTGGGGCAGCTGCTGCACGCGTGGAACCCGGCGCTCTCGCTCGGGACGCATACCGGATTCTGGGTTCCCTATCAGATGCCGTATTCGTGGGTATACGGATTGGCCCAGGCCCTGCACGTCTCGCAGGACTTCGCGCAGCACGGCGCCGTCTTTTTGGTCTACCTCGGCTGCCTCTGGTCGATGTACTACTGCTTGCGCGGCGTCGCTCCGTGGCTCGACGAAATCTCGAAGATCGCCGGATCCGTAGCGTACCTCTTCAATCTCTACGTCGCGCTCAACTCGCAAGCGCAGATCGTCTGGCTTCTGACGTACGGAACGCTCCCCGCAATGGTCGGCGTTCTCGCGCGCGCCATGCGCGGCGAGATGAACGTCTGGCGCGCCTCCCTAGCGATCGCGCTGCTCGCGCTCGTCGGTGCCGGGGTCAACCCGCCGCTCGTCGCGATCAACGTCATCATCGTGGCGATCTTCGTCGTCGTAACGATCGCGGTCGATCCCAAGCCGGGCGTCGTCGCGAGCCGAACCCTCCCGATCGTCGTCGCGGCGTCGATTGCCGCGATTGCGATCAATCTCTACTGGGTCGTTCCGTTCGTCGATTACTTCAGGGGCGTCTGGCTCAACGGCGTGCTGAGCGAGGCGCCGTCGATGCACAACGCCGCGACCTCGTTCGCCAACGTCCTGCGCGGCCTCGGTCACTGGGCGACGTTCGTCTCCTTTGCCGGGCGCGCGTACTTCCCGTGGGCCGCGACGTATGCGGGCGGATTGTTCGGGGCGTTGCTCTGGTTCGTGCCGGTCGTCGCGCTCAGCGGCGTCGGCCTGCGGCGCAATCAGCGCCCCGCGACGCTGTTCTTTCTGCTCGTCGCGATCGTCTCGATCCCGATCGTCGTCGGTTACTATCACGACGAGCTCGGCGACGCCGTAACGACGCCGGTTTACGATCAGCTCTACCGGAATTTTCCCGGATTCCAGATGTTCCGCTTCTCGTACAAGTGGGTAGCCGGCGTGGAGTTCGGGCTCTGCGGCCTCTACGCGCTGTCGAGTTTTGCCTGCATCGCAACGCTGCGCGAGTATATCGCGAAGCTCAATCCGCTCGATCAAAAGAATTGGGCGTGGACCGTCTCGGCTGCGCGAACGCTCGTCATCGCGCTCCCGATCCTCGTCTTCGTTCCGGTTGTGGTCAACAAGACGAACTACCCGGGCCAGCCCATCCCGAGCTGGGAGTATCGCGAGAGCTCGCTCGTCGGAAAGGACCAGGGGCATCGCGTCGCGCTCTTCCCGACGCAGTTTCTCGAGCAATTCGATTGGGGGAATCCGCAGTTCTATATCGAGGACTCGCTGATCGATCGTCCGATGGTCTACGGATTGCTCGGCAGCGAACCGTCCGAGGGCAGCGACATGTGGGTGCGCCGCGCCTATCGCGCGACGCGCGAGGGCCTGCCGTTCGCTTCGGATCTCTTCCGCGTCATGGGCGTCGATACGATCTTGCAGCGCGACGACTTCATACCCGCAATCGATTTTAGTTCGCCGGGTGAGTGGCGCTTCAACACGACCACGCTGACCCACGACCTGCTCCACCGCGTCCTGCGCGTAACGCCGGAGCGCAGCGACGGCCCGCTGCACGTCTACAAGCTTCCCCGGGCGCTGCCGCTGCTCTATGGCGTGACCCATCCGGTCATCAGCACGCTGCCGACCTTCTCCGACGCCTATCTCGGCGACGTCGAGGCGATGGCGAGCGGAAAGGCGGAGTTCGATCCGCCGACGCGATCCGAAGACGAATTCTCGTCGCTGATGCAGTCGCTCGCGCCGATCCTTCCCGCGACGCCGGAGCAGGTGCGCGATCTCGCGCTCAAAGCGGCGCTCTCGCGCGGCATCAGAGTCCATCCGCCGTCGGCGGATGCGGCGTGGCTGACGCACTTCACCATCGAGCACGGCGGCGACTACGCCGTCTTTGCGCTCGATCAGTCGCTGCTCTTCGACGTGCCGGCGCCGCAGACGCTCGAGATCGACGGCAGAGGCCTCTCGCTGCAGACCAGCGGCGGTGCGTGGACGCAGTACAGCAACATCGGTCTAACGCCCGGAACGCACTGGGTCTCGGATGGATACCTCGATCCGGATCTGGTCGTCGCGCTCGTAAGCGTCGACGATCTGCGTGCTTGGCAGGACAGAATCACGACGCTCACGCGCTCGATGCCGCAGAATCTCGCCTCGTCGGATCTCGTCTTCGCCCCGAAGACGACGGTGACGGTTCCGGCCTCCGGCAAGTATCGGCTGCGCGCGACGGCCGTCGGCCCGTTCGGACCCGACGGTCTCATCAATACTCGGCTACGCTCGACCGGAGTCACCCGCGGCGCGTTCCCCGCCGACCTCTCGGGAACGCTGCCGTACGTCTTCGCGCACGGGGTCGTCGCTACGTCGGCGGTGTTGATGCCGCCGCAATGGTACCGCGACGACCCCTCGGCGTACGATTGGCAGCGCGGCGATCCGATCTCGTGGTTTCTCTTCGCGCGCGACTCGACGGTGCGGGTCTTCGTCCCCGGGGGACGCGCGGTGCACGCCCGCGTCTCGATGCGAGTCAGCCGTCTGCAAGTCTCCGATCTCTTAACGGCGAGCGTGAACGGCGGACCGCCGCAGTCCCTGACGCTCGGCGGACCGCCGGCAAAAGACCAGGCGTACGACTCGGTGGATAGCATCGACGGACCGGTGCCCGTGCCCGCCGGCTTTGCCATCGATCTCCATCCCGGCTGGAACGACGTCGCGTTCGACTTTCATTTGAAGAAGGGCGAGCCCTACGACCTCGGCCCCGACGTGATCTCGGCTGCGGTCGCGCCCGATCTCTCGTTCGAGGCGACCGGAACCATCGGCGGTACGGCGGCGGGCTCGTCCGACGCATCGTTCACCGCCTATCCGCTTCTCCCGCCGCCCGCCGGATTGACCGGAGATCCGGATATCGTCGGAAGCGTCTCCGGCAGCGGGAACGCCGGCGTCTCGCTCGCCGTCGCACTCGAGACGAACGGCAAGGTCGTCTACCGGCTCTTCCCGATCGGCAGCGACGGCGCGTTCGACATCAACTTCATGCACCCGTTCCCGAACGGCTGGGACGATTCGTCGGACCGCATCGTCGGCATGTGGTTCCTTTCGCGCACGCCTGGCGCGCAGGTAACCGACCTCTTCTACAACCTCCACGCGCTGCCGGGACGGGCGCTGCGCCATCCGCGATCTCTCGACGCGCTTCCGATCAAGATCGACGGCCGGCTCACCGCAGCCCGCACCGTCTTTCTAACGAAGGGACGGCACGTCGTGAGCAGCGGCGATCGGCAGGTGAAGATCGCTACGCTGGCCCTCGATCCGGTGACGCTGCCGCGCACGCGCGATTTCACCGTCGCGTGGCAGCGCCGCGCGCCGACGGCGATCGACGTGACGGTGAGGACGACGAGCTCGCCGTTCCTTCTCGTCTTCGGCGAGGCGTTCCATCCCGAGTGGCGAGCGACGCTCGCCGGACAGCAGTTGCCGCACGTCATCGTCGACGGCGTCTCGAACGGCTGGATCGTGCCGAGCCTGCCGTCGGGAGGAAAGATCGAGCTGACCTTTACCGGCCAGACCTACTACGTGTTCTCGGCCGCGATCTCGATCATCGCGCTCTTGATCATCATCGTTTTGGCGTGCTCGCCCGATCTCTGGCCGATTCACGGACAGAAGCGTTGA
- a CDS encoding phosphopentomutase, producing MKRVVAIVIDSGGVGALADAAEYGDSSDVNTIGNVARRLGSLRLPNLERLGLGLLTEVAGVAAVAEPRARVARLRERSRGKDTITGHWEMMGILTAVPFPTYPHGFPSEVLEAFESIVGKPALGNRPASGTEIIEELGPAHLESGRPILYTSADSVFQVAAHEEVVPLAELYEWCRRAREMLRPPHAVNRVIARPFAGKPGAFHRTPNRRDYAIEPPPNLLDELGTGNVGVHAVGKICDIYCGRAITTSVRVADNRDAMERTFELLERVDHGFVFTNLNDFDSKFGHRRDVRGYGSALEELDAMLPGIETRLRPGDEMILTADHGCDPTAPGSDHTREYVPFVHLGPHRGAELGELEGLDLVGRTVKRALLGAA from the coding sequence ATGAAGCGCGTGGTCGCGATCGTGATCGACTCCGGCGGCGTCGGCGCACTCGCCGATGCGGCCGAGTACGGCGATTCGTCTGACGTGAATACGATCGGCAACGTCGCGCGACGGCTCGGATCGTTGCGCCTGCCGAACCTCGAGCGTTTGGGGTTGGGCCTATTAACGGAAGTGGCCGGCGTTGCAGCGGTCGCCGAGCCGCGCGCGCGCGTCGCGCGGTTGCGCGAACGAAGCCGGGGGAAAGACACGATAACCGGACACTGGGAGATGATGGGAATTCTCACGGCCGTGCCCTTCCCAACCTATCCTCACGGCTTTCCGTCCGAGGTGCTGGAAGCGTTCGAAAGCATCGTCGGAAAGCCGGCGCTCGGCAACCGCCCCGCCTCGGGCACCGAGATCATCGAAGAGCTCGGGCCGGCCCACCTGGAGAGCGGGCGGCCGATCCTCTACACCTCGGCCGACTCGGTCTTCCAAGTCGCCGCGCACGAGGAGGTCGTGCCCCTCGCGGAGCTCTACGAATGGTGCCGGCGGGCCCGCGAGATGCTCCGCCCGCCCCACGCCGTCAACCGGGTCATCGCTCGCCCGTTTGCCGGAAAACCGGGGGCTTTCCACCGGACGCCGAATCGACGGGACTATGCAATCGAGCCGCCCCCGAACTTGCTCGACGAACTCGGAACCGGAAACGTCGGGGTGCACGCGGTAGGAAAGATTTGCGACATCTACTGCGGACGTGCCATAACCACGTCGGTCCGCGTCGCCGACAACCGTGACGCGATGGAGAGAACGTTCGAGTTGCTGGAACGCGTCGACCACGGCTTCGTCTTTACGAATCTCAACGATTTCGATTCGAAGTTCGGCCATCGCAGGGACGTGCGCGGATATGGAAGCGCGCTCGAAGAACTCGACGCCATGCTTCCCGGCATCGAGACGCGGCTGCGCCCCGGAGACGAAATGATTCTCACGGCCGATCACGGCTGCGATCCGACCGCGCCCGGCTCGGACCACACGCGCGAGTACGTGCCGTTCGTCCACCTCGGACCCCACCGCGGAGCCGAGCTCGGCGAACTCGAGGGCCTGGATCTCGTCGGCCGTACCGTCAAGCGCGCGCTGCTGGGAGCCGCATAG